TAAACCTAAAGGACAGGTAATCAAGCTACCGTGTTCGGCGAGGAATCCATCCAGAGGTCGAGGTGGATGATCCTGTGCAACGCGTGACGCCAACGAGGGTGTGACGCAGACCGAAAGGTTGTGCCAATGACGGCTACCACCAGCACCAACACCGTCAATACAGTCCTCGGCCCCATTCCCGCTGATGAACTCGGCGTGGTCGCGGTGCACGAAGCCCTGCTCTCCGTGATCCCGGGCGCCCAGTACGCCCCGGACATCAGCATGGACCGCGCAGAGATCTTCGAGATCCTGGCCGAGAAGCTGACCGACTTCCGCGACAACGGCGGTAAGACGATCGTCGACAGCACCGGCATGTTCCACGGCCGCGACGTGAACCTGTACGAAGCGCTCTCCCGCTCGACCGGCGTGCACATCGTCGCCTCGACGGGCATGGGCCCCGAGGAGATGCTCGGCGGCTACTTCCTCACCCCGCAGACCAACCCGCCGACGCCATGGCCCGCCGAGAAGTTCGCCGACCTCTTCGCCAAGGAGGTCACCGAGGGCATGGTGGTTCCGCGGGTCGAGCGACGCGGTGCCGCGGGCATGGTGACCACCACGGCCACCCGCGACGGCATGACGCCGACCGATGAGAGCCTGTTCCGTGGCGCAGCGCGAACCGCGCTCAGCACCGGCATCCCGGTGTCCATCCGATACGGTGCCGACGCGCTGCACGATCTCGACATCGTCCTTGACGAGACCCTCCCGGCGAACCGGGTGCTCGTCGGCGGCCTCGACCGCAAGGACGCCGCGGCCGGTGCCGCCCTCGAGGTGGCCCGCCGCGGAGCATTCGTCGGGCTCGACCACGTCGGTCTCGACGATGACGAGGACTACCTGACCGACCGCGAGCGTGCCGACCTGGTGCTGGAACTGGTCAAGGCCGGCCACGGTCACCAGGTCCTGCTCTCGAGCAATGCGATCGGCGTCGCCAAGGGACAGCCCGACTATGACCTGCCGTTCAGCCACGTGGTGTCGACGTTCGTGCCCTTCCTCAAGTCGCTCGGGCTCAGCGTAGAGGATGCCCAGCGCATCCTGGTCGACAACCCGCGCGACCTGCTGACGGTGCGTTGACCGCGCGTCAAGCGACCGCTCGGCGCGCGACATCCGGCCAATCACACACGACTGATCAAACAGCCATCGACTCTCTAAGGTGACGACGTTGTCAAAGGTAAACACAGTGCTGGGAACCATCTCAGCCGAAGAATTGGGACTCGTGGCCATCCACGAGCACATCGGGTACGGCATGCCCGGCAGTGAGCTGGACAGCAAGTGGTGGAAGACGCCGGAACAGGCGTATGAGGAGACGGTGCCGAAGCTGCGCGCGTTCCACGAGTACGGCGGCGGCACCTTCGTCGACGCCACCGGCATCTGCAACGGTCGCGACATCGACTACTACAAGTCCCTGTCGAAGAAGACCGGCGTGCACATCGTGGCCTGCACCGGCTTCGTCGGCGGCGACACCGCCCTGGCGCACTTCGCCCGGGCGAGCGTGGACTACCTGACCAAGGTCTTCGTCCACGAGATCACGGTCGGGATCGGCGACACCGGCAGCCGCGCTGGCGTCATCAAGGTCGGCGTGAGCCGCGGCGGACGGATGACGGAACTCGACAAGCGCATCTACCGGGCCGCCGCCCGTGCCTCGGTCACCACCGGGGTGCCGATCCTCACCCACCTGGCGATCGACCCGCAGCCCGCTGTCGACATCTTCCGGGAGGAAGGCCTGCCGCTCGACCGCGTGCTCTTCGGCCACGCCGATGACGGACTGAACGCGCCGATCACCCCGCACGACTACATCGCCGAGCAGGGCGGCCGCATCGGCTTCGACACCTTCGGCTACGAGACCGAGCTCGAGGATCCACCGTTCTGGGCCCGACCGCGCAAGGAGCGTCTGGACCACTTCGTCAGCCTCGTGCACAAGGGATACCTCGACCTGCTCCTGGTCTCCGCCGACGCGAACTGCAGCCCGCTCGGCTGGCCGGGCGTCAAGGGCCACACGGTGAACTACATCTTCGAAAAGATGATCCCCGACTTCCGCGAAGCCGGTCTCGACGACGCCTCCATCAAGAAGATCCTCGAAGAGAACCCGGCCGACTTCCTGTCGATCAAGCTCTGACCCTCAATACCCACTACCACCACACATCCTCTTGCCCGGGGCCCACCCCTGGACACAAGAAAGCGAGCGAACAATGCAGTCCTCGGACCTCCACAACCTGAACATCGCCATCATCGGCGCGGGCTACGGCGGCGCTGCCGCAGCCAAGGCCCTCAGCCTCCTCGGCGCCACCGTCAACGTGTACGAGCAGGCACCCTTCTCCGGTGAGGTCGGCGCCGGCATCGGCCTGCGCCCGGCGACCATGCAGCGGTTCCGCCAGTGGGGGATGTTCGACGCGATCGCGAAGGTGACCTCGCCGAGTGACTACTTCGAGATCCTCACGGCGACCGGTGAGCCGATCATGAAGGATGCCTGGCCGGAGTCCGGTGACCTCAAGCAGACCCACCTCGTCCACCGCCGGGACTTCATCGACGCCCTGCTCGGTGTGCTTCCCGAAGGCATGGTGCACTTCAACCACCGGCTCGAGAAGGTCGAGGACAAGGGTGACCGTGCTGTTCTCACCTTCTCCGACGGCAAGACCGTCGAAGCCGATCTGGTCATCGGCGCCGACGGCATCAAGTCGGCGGTGCGCGAGCAGCTCTTCAGCAAGAAGGGCCCGGTGTTCTCGGGCGAGCACGCCTACCGCGCGGTGATCTCGGCCGACGCCGCCCACGGCATGGTCGTCGACGACAACCTCCGGATGTACATCGGCCACGGCACCAAGATTTACCTGCTGCCGCTGCGCCACCGCAACCAGGTGTCCTTCGACATCACCGTGCTGAACCCGGACAGCACCTGGACGCCGACCGTGACCATCGACGACATGCTGAAGACCGTCGAAGGCTTCGACGAGCGGCTCGTGGCAATCACCCGCGAACTCGACCTGTCGACGGTGAGCATCAAGGCGGTGTACGACATCGACCCGATCGATGTGTGGCACTCGGACTCCGTCGCCCTCATCGGTGATGCGGCCCACTCGATGCTGCACCACCAGGGCCAGGGAGCGAACTCGGCCATCGAGGACGCCGGCGCGCTCGCCGACGCCCTCGCCGAGGCCGACTCGGTCAAGGAGGCGCTCGCGCTGTACCAGGCCACCCGTAAGCCGGTGACCGACGAGCTGCAGCGCATCTCGCGTCAGGGCTGGAGCGAGGGAGAACTCGACGACGTCTTCCCCGGACAGAAGCCCGCGGCCCAGTCCGCGGCCTCGGCTCAGTAGCAGGCAGGCTAGACACCATGCCGATTCATCCTGAAATTGCCAAGATCCTGAGCACCCTTCCTGCGCCAGACGGTTCGCCGCTCAACCCTGCGGCCATGCGCGCGGGGGAGGCCGCGCACGTCCCGCCGCTTGAGGGCCGGCTGCCGCTGTACGCCGTCGAGGATGTCGCGGCGTCCACGACATCCGGAACCGTGCCCGTGCGCATCTACACCCCGGCCGACGCGAAGTCCTACGGTCTGCTGGTGTACTTCCACGGCGGCGCGTTCTTCCTCGGCAGCCTCGACACCCACGATCACGTTGCGCGGGCGCTGGCCAAGGAGACCGGCTACAAGGTGATCTCGGTCGGCTACCGGCTGGCCCCCGAGGCGGCCTTCCCGGCCGGCCTCGACGACTGCTACGGGGTGGTCCGCTGGGCCGCCGAGCAGGGCGAGCGCCTCGGCTGGGACGGCCAGAACCTGGCCATCGCCGGCGACAGCTCGGGCGGCACGTTCGTGGCCGCCGTCGTAGCGAAGGCCCACGACGACGGCTTCGACCGCATCACCCAGCAGGTGCTGTTCTACCCGTCCCTCGACCTGGACTTCGACGTCGACCGCTACCCCTCGCTGCGCGAGAACGCCGAGGGGTACGGCCTCGAAACGGCCGGACTGAAGCCGTTCAACTCCTTCTATCTCAATAGTGGGGCGGATGCCGCGGACCCCCTGGTTTCCCCGATCAAGCGTGAGGACCTCACCGGCCTGCCGCCGGCGCTGATCATCACCGCCGAGTACGACCCGCTGCGCGACGAGGGCGAGCTCTACGGCCAGCGCCTGCAGGTCGCCGGCGTGCCCGCGACGGTCAGTCGCTACCCGGGCGCCAATCACGGGTTCGTGCAGAACTTCTCCTGGATCCCGGAGTTCTACGAGGCATTCCGCGAGACCGCTGACTTCCTGAATCAACCCAGCCTCAGCCAGGACCGCGCGTAATGACGCAGCACGTCGACATCCATCCACTCGTATCGCCGTGGGGCAGGTTCGGGCTCTACAGCTTCTTCATCGACGCGCCCGAGCCGGCGATCGTGGACACCGGCATCGCTTCCTCGCCGGCCGAGGGCATGGCGCCCGCGCTGGAGGCGCTCGGGCGGCGCATCGAGGACGTCCGCTGGATCCTGCTGACCCATGGTCACATCGACCACCTCGGCGGGGCGCACGCCCTGTGGGAGCTCACCGGCCGACGCGCGAAGGTCGTCATTCACGAAGCGGATGCCGCGATGCTGCGCTCCCGCCGCGCCCACGTCGACGAGTACCTGACCGGTCGCGCGCAATATCTGCACGACCCGGACGGCGAGGCGAAGCAGACGGCCGCCGGGAACGCGGTCATCTCCGGGGAGATGGAACCCACCGTTCTGGTCACCGGCGGCGAGACCCTCTCGCTCGGCGGTGACGTCACCGTGTCGGTGCACTCAATCCCGGGGCACACCCCAGGCGCGGTCGCCTATGTTGTCGACGGGCAGAACGACGTGTTCGTCGGCGATGCGGTGCAAGTGCACGGCGCGGCCAATGGCTTCCCCGGCTACGAGGACCCGGCCGGTTACCGCGCGAGCCTCGAATACCTGCGTGACGAGATCCGTCCGCAACACCTTTACCTCGGGCATCCCTACCGCCGCGGCGACGGCACGCCCTACGGCGTCGAACTCGACGCGGACGAGGCCCGGGAAGCGCTCCAGGAGAGCCTCGACCTCGAAGCGCGGATCAGCGACGTCGCCAACCGCTACCTGCAGGACGGCGTGCAGCAGACCGATTCGGTGTACTCCCCGTTCGCCCGGGTCGCCGACGAGCTCGGCTACGACAAAGACCCCACCCTGGAGCCGTCGCCGTTCTTCACGACGCTGCACGGCTACGCGACGCAGTTCGCCCAGAACACTCGCAATGAAAAAGGAGCAACACGCTGATGGTTGACGTGACGACGTGGGATGCCGGTGGGCAGAAAATCTCCATCCTCAAGGACCTCCGCGTGCCGATGCGCGACGGCGTCGAGCTCGCCGCCGACGCCTATCAGGGAGTGGACGACAAGCCGCGCCCGGCACTCGTCGCGCTGAGCCCCTACGGCAAGGAACTGCAGGCGCTGGCTCTGACGACCCCGCCGCAGCGGCGCCCCAGCCCGATGTGGGACGGCTGCATCGAGGCGGGCGACATCGCCCGCATCGTGGCGGAGGACTACGTCCACGTCATCGGTGACCTGCGTGGGTCCGGGGCATCCGACGGAGAGCACATCGGCAACTACAACGCCGGCGGCGTCTCGCTCGGCCAGGATGCCTACGACTTCATCGAGTGGGTCGCCGCGCAGCCGTGGTGCGACGGCAACGTGGGCATGGTCGGCATCTCCTACTTCGGCTCCATGCAGGTGCTGGCGGCCGCCGAGCGCCCGCCGAGCCTGAAGGCGATCTTCGTCAGCGGCGGCCACTACGACTTCTACGAGACCACCTACCACGGTGGTGTTATGTGGTTCATGCCGCGCGCCGCCCGCGAGGGTCGCGGCGGCGACTCCGGCTGGGCGTTCACCGACAACGTCAAGTCCCGGATGATCGAGAAGTACTCGCCCGAGGAACTCAAAGCGCTCGTCGCCAAACGGCTGCAGGATCCGGATGTCGCGGCCTGGCCGAACCTGGTGCATGTGCTGAACTACCCGAAGAACCACGAGGCCTGGTTCGACATCGTGATGAACGATCTCGACGGCGACTGGTACGAGGAGCGCAACCCGATCACGCTGGCGCCGAACATCGACATCCCGGTCTGGCTGCAGCTCGACCAGGGCCGCGGCTGGACGCTGGATGGCACCATCGAGTTGTTCGACTCGTTGAAGGGTCCGAAGAAGCTGACCGTCGGTCCGTACCCGCCGATGCAGTCGCGCCCCTTCGTCGAGGAGCACGACAAGATGTTCCGCTGGTACGACTACTGGATCAAGGGCATCGACAACGGCGTAATGGACGAGCCGGCCGTCAGCGTGTTCGTTGAGGGCTCGCGCGAGATCGTGACCGCCGACCAGTGGCCGCCTAAGGAGATCGAGTACAAGTCGCTCTACCTGCGCCCACGGCACAAGCTCTCCACCGAGCCCGAGCTGATGGGTGCGGAGTACGCCGCCCCGGACGGTTTCTACCAGGCGCCGCTGACGGTGACCGACAAGGTGGAGATCATCAACTGGTCCACCGCGCCGTTCGAGGAAGACACCGAGCTGATCGGCACCGGTGCCGCGCACATCTTCGCGGAGATCGACCAGCCAGACACGAACTTCATCATGCGGCTGTGGGATGTCGCGCCGACCGGCAAGCGGCAGCTGATCACAACCGGCTACCTCAAGGCCTCGCACCGCGAGCTCGACGAGCGCACCACCGAGGGCAACCCGTTCCACCCGCACACCCGCACCGAGCCGGTGGAGCCGGGCAAGATCGAGGAGTACGTGCTGCGGCTCTACCCGTTCGCGAACACCTTCAAGCCGGGTCACCGCCTGGTGGCGGAGCTGTCGAACGCCGAACCGCTGGTCGACGAGCACAACTCGCTGCTGCCCCCGGACGCCTTCCACCTGCCAGTGGGCCGCCCGGTCACGCACAAGATCTACCGGGACGCCGCCCACCAGTCCCGGCTGGTGCTCCCGTTCACTGTGCGCTGATTCCGATTGAGACGCCCGCGCTGCGGCGCCGGCGCGGGCGTCTCTGCGGAAGTGGCGGTGAAGCCTCGAACGCTCCGGCGGCAATTTTGAAAACGGGCCCCAAAAGTGGAATGTCACTGCAGCGTGACTCGCCCCGGTTTCGTGCTGTCGCCTCGACGAGTGCGGGGCTGTCACTGCAGAGTGACATTCCCGAATGGCGGCGGTGCGATCTTGCGTGAGTGACGCAAGCCGAGCGCGATCTGGACCACCCGCAACCGCGAAGGCTGACGAACGGAGGGAAGTCCATTGCGCCCGCCCCCGCCACGGTCGCATCATTGCCCTGAGACCATGCCCACCCCACTCGGCGTCGGGCGCGCCGCTCTCGCCGTAGGCGACTGGGCGACCGCCCGCGACGCTTTCACCGAAGCAACCTACGACGACGACTCGGCGGACGCCCTCGACGGGCTCGCCCGCGCCGCGTGGTGGCTGGGCGACGTCGAGGCCGCCATCGACTACCGCATCCGCGCCCACAACGCGTTCAGACAGGAAGGCCGATTCGCGGATGCCG
This Salinibacterium sp. ZJ450 DNA region includes the following protein-coding sequences:
- a CDS encoding NAD(P)/FAD-dependent oxidoreductase, with product MQSSDLHNLNIAIIGAGYGGAAAAKALSLLGATVNVYEQAPFSGEVGAGIGLRPATMQRFRQWGMFDAIAKVTSPSDYFEILTATGEPIMKDAWPESGDLKQTHLVHRRDFIDALLGVLPEGMVHFNHRLEKVEDKGDRAVLTFSDGKTVEADLVIGADGIKSAVREQLFSKKGPVFSGEHAYRAVISADAAHGMVVDDNLRMYIGHGTKIYLLPLRHRNQVSFDITVLNPDSTWTPTVTIDDMLKTVEGFDERLVAITRELDLSTVSIKAVYDIDPIDVWHSDSVALIGDAAHSMLHHQGQGANSAIEDAGALADALAEADSVKEALALYQATRKPVTDELQRISRQGWSEGELDDVFPGQKPAAQSAASAQ
- a CDS encoding alpha/beta hydrolase, giving the protein MPIHPEIAKILSTLPAPDGSPLNPAAMRAGEAAHVPPLEGRLPLYAVEDVAASTTSGTVPVRIYTPADAKSYGLLVYFHGGAFFLGSLDTHDHVARALAKETGYKVISVGYRLAPEAAFPAGLDDCYGVVRWAAEQGERLGWDGQNLAIAGDSSGGTFVAAVVAKAHDDGFDRITQQVLFYPSLDLDFDVDRYPSLRENAEGYGLETAGLKPFNSFYLNSGADAADPLVSPIKREDLTGLPPALIITAEYDPLRDEGELYGQRLQVAGVPATVSRYPGANHGFVQNFSWIPEFYEAFRETADFLNQPSLSQDRA
- a CDS encoding CocE/NonD family hydrolase, whose product is MVDVTTWDAGGQKISILKDLRVPMRDGVELAADAYQGVDDKPRPALVALSPYGKELQALALTTPPQRRPSPMWDGCIEAGDIARIVAEDYVHVIGDLRGSGASDGEHIGNYNAGGVSLGQDAYDFIEWVAAQPWCDGNVGMVGISYFGSMQVLAAAERPPSLKAIFVSGGHYDFYETTYHGGVMWFMPRAAREGRGGDSGWAFTDNVKSRMIEKYSPEELKALVAKRLQDPDVAAWPNLVHVLNYPKNHEAWFDIVMNDLDGDWYEERNPITLAPNIDIPVWLQLDQGRGWTLDGTIELFDSLKGPKKLTVGPYPPMQSRPFVEEHDKMFRWYDYWIKGIDNGVMDEPAVSVFVEGSREIVTADQWPPKEIEYKSLYLRPRHKLSTEPELMGAEYAAPDGFYQAPLTVTDKVEIINWSTAPFEEDTELIGTGAAHIFAEIDQPDTNFIMRLWDVAPTGKRQLITTGYLKASHRELDERTTEGNPFHPHTRTEPVEPGKIEEYVLRLYPFANTFKPGHRLVAELSNAEPLVDEHNSLLPPDAFHLPVGRPVTHKIYRDAAHQSRLVLPFTVR
- a CDS encoding MBL fold metallo-hydrolase — its product is MTQHVDIHPLVSPWGRFGLYSFFIDAPEPAIVDTGIASSPAEGMAPALEALGRRIEDVRWILLTHGHIDHLGGAHALWELTGRRAKVVIHEADAAMLRSRRAHVDEYLTGRAQYLHDPDGEAKQTAAGNAVISGEMEPTVLVTGGETLSLGGDVTVSVHSIPGHTPGAVAYVVDGQNDVFVGDAVQVHGAANGFPGYEDPAGYRASLEYLRDEIRPQHLYLGHPYRRGDGTPYGVELDADEAREALQESLDLEARISDVANRYLQDGVQQTDSVYSPFARVADELGYDKDPTLEPSPFFTTLHGYATQFAQNTRNEKGATR
- a CDS encoding phosphotriesterase, which translates into the protein MTTLSKVNTVLGTISAEELGLVAIHEHIGYGMPGSELDSKWWKTPEQAYEETVPKLRAFHEYGGGTFVDATGICNGRDIDYYKSLSKKTGVHIVACTGFVGGDTALAHFARASVDYLTKVFVHEITVGIGDTGSRAGVIKVGVSRGGRMTELDKRIYRAAARASVTTGVPILTHLAIDPQPAVDIFREEGLPLDRVLFGHADDGLNAPITPHDYIAEQGGRIGFDTFGYETELEDPPFWARPRKERLDHFVSLVHKGYLDLLLVSADANCSPLGWPGVKGHTVNYIFEKMIPDFREAGLDDASIKKILEENPADFLSIKL
- a CDS encoding phosphotriesterase, translated to MTATTSTNTVNTVLGPIPADELGVVAVHEALLSVIPGAQYAPDISMDRAEIFEILAEKLTDFRDNGGKTIVDSTGMFHGRDVNLYEALSRSTGVHIVASTGMGPEEMLGGYFLTPQTNPPTPWPAEKFADLFAKEVTEGMVVPRVERRGAAGMVTTTATRDGMTPTDESLFRGAARTALSTGIPVSIRYGADALHDLDIVLDETLPANRVLVGGLDRKDAAAGAALEVARRGAFVGLDHVGLDDDEDYLTDRERADLVLELVKAGHGHQVLLSSNAIGVAKGQPDYDLPFSHVVSTFVPFLKSLGLSVEDAQRILVDNPRDLLTVR